The genomic segment GATTTCTACATCTTGGTTGGACAAGGTGTACAGGGTCTGCCGCTTAATTTTGTGCTGCCGGGTAAGGCAACAAAACGCAAgcaaatacaattttaactGCGGTAAAAAACTACCTAACCCTTGTCTTAATTTGAGCACAAAACATTTAACATGTCGATCCATCGAGCAACAATTCTCTCtgggacttaatttttatctctCAGAGTCAGATCGTGTGCTGTGTAGAGTAAAACCTCCAAAGGGATCTACTCGCACTGCGCCTAGATTAAGCGCACCCTTGGTTTCttcccttttctctctttacatgCATTTGTGCACATGATCGTGTAGTTTCTATGTACTTCATGCTGCCAAATAGAAATGCTGTGTTGCCCGTAACAGACAATGGAGGTAGGTTCAGCACACAAATGAAGGGaaagtaaatttattaaaatattcttttaagatTTTCATTTATTCCTTGCAttgtctataaaaaaaaaaaaatttgataattttgaagGTGGAAAGCAATTTTAATGGGTGGAAACTTTACAATAACTGCGagatttaacaaaaaagaaaagggaaagcaAACCATAAGTAGCAAAAAGCTCTCCATTTAATTTTGGTCAAAACAAAATCACCATTCATAAACCCACGTGAAAAGATCAATACACGGCACGCCCCTCTCCATTCTCTCATCCCTCAACACCCGCACACTCTCTCCTCCATTATTCAAAGCTCTGGAGAGCCAGACacagacaaaaaaagaaaacccatcaagagaggaagagagagacGCACACAACAACAGCATCCACCCGAAACATGTTATCCCCAGAAGACCCATAACCAAGCCATGTCCAAAACCAGACAGCCACCACCAAACACCACCAACACTCTCTTCCTCCCTCTTTCCGCCGCTACCAATGCCGTTGTCCTGCTATTAACCACCCATAGCCACCCTTACTATGTCTCACTCTCACTCTCACTTACCGGACCCCTCTGCCTCTGCACTTAACAGCCTGTACTGTGGGGAGGATGCCAGTGAGGTGGTCCAACGGGATGCCGACACGTGGATCTCTAGCCACCCTCAATTcccaccaccatcaccatccATCATCCTTTCTCCACCATCCGAGGAGAATACCATCACCAAACTGATTGACTCTGAATCTCACTTCATGCCCTTGTCGGATTATCTCCATCGTTGCCGTCACCGCTTCATTGACATCACGGCTCGCCAAGATTCCATCAACTGGATCCTCAAGGTACCTACAGGTGTATAGATACGTAGGTGTCTACACGTGTGTATGTATTGATGTGGTGGTGATATCTATTGCTTTGGCAATGCAGGTGTATGCACACTACGAGTTCAGGCCATTAACGGCGTTACTCTCCGTCAATTACTTCGACCGTTTTCTTTCCTCTTACTCTCTTCcggtaaataaataataaatcgccctccctttttttttttcttttcctgctAAACTCCATTCTCGCCCGAGAAAATATCGGATTTTCCAGGAACATTCCATATTTATCTTCAAAATATCCCATTCTTCAACTTTCCCTTTAAAATATCAGATTTCGCGGGAAAGTGAATTCACACATTACACAAAAGAgtgatttttattatcttattgaTCTAAAGCTCGGGTTTTCTTAATTGAAACAGGAAAATGGGTGGCCGTTTCAGCTACTATCAGTGGCATGCTTGTCTTTAGCAGCGAAAATGGAAGAACCTGACGTGCCATTGTTATTAGACCTTCAAATACTTGAACCTGGATTCATATTCGAGcccaaaaacattcaaaaaatgGAGCTTCGGGTCATGGCCAATCTCAATTGGAGATTACGATCAATCACTCCATTCGATTATCTTGATTACTTCATTTCAAAGCTCCCTTCTTGTTCCTCAACAAAACCCGAGAATTTCAATCGGGTCTTGAAAAACTCAGCGGATCTCATTCTCAACACCACCCGTGGTAATTCAAATCTCACCCAAAATCTGATTGACGTTTGACAATTTTTATGAAACATTTTGAAATCTTCTTGGGATTTTTTCAGTGATTGATTTCTTGGGTTTTGCACCGTCGACGGTGGCAGCTGCTGCGGTGATATCCGCTGCGGGAAAGAATTTTGATACTATACCATTGAAGGCTGGTGTTGGGCAGTTATTTCATGAGAGAGTAAACAGGgtaaatatttataatctttGGGGCGTAATCGATAATTTTTGTTGTCAGTGGGGTCTTTTCTggaaatatatacatatacatatacatacacatacatatttatatttatttatttatttttccgaTATTCAATACCTTTACGAGAATTAACTGAGAGATATTGAAATCTgtgtaataaaaactaaaaatgtgTTCTTTTTGAAGGAAATGGTGAGAAGCTGTCACCAACTACTAGAGGAATACCTGATCGACACGTGTCCGACGGCTCGGCTTAAGGATCTATCGGATGATGCCCTGGTTGATCCGGCTAGCCCAGCTGGCGTGCTCGACGCAGCTGCTGCCTGTGGGAGCTGTAGCACGCGTTCCGAGAATCCCATCTCGGCCAGCAGCCAAGCCCCTGAAACTGAACCGATTATTAAGAGGCTAAGATCTACTGCACCGGATGTACAGGAACCGTAGATAAGACCATTACCCCGTGCCTTAGATCTCTCCTGTTTCTATTACCTTTATTAGAGGGAGAAAAGTGAAGGCCTCCTTTTTTTGGCTTGTTTTTATGCGTTGATTATAAAATGAACGGACGGGATTGGATAAAAATGAAGGGAAGAGGGATTTTGTTATATTActttattgaattgattaatcttcatataatttttatttactataaagtgacatttttttaCGGGTCGTAATTTTGTTATTGGCTGGGCTTTTTGGTCAAAATGTAAACTGGGTGTTCATGTGAGGTCTAATGATGTTTCAATTATTCTCGTAAATCATCTGTGCATGAAAACTAAAGGGGTCGCACAGGAAATCTAATGATCagtctttccttctttttttcttgacaaaACTACCCTTGTGAAAATCCATGATTATCGAGTTGTTTCTGTTAGAATATGATGGGCTTCTAGGTGTCGTTTTGAACtctgtttctaaaaaaataaaaacattttctttaaaattatttttttttaatatttttagaatatcttgaaataaaaaataatattttaaaaaataatatttttataatattaaaaataaaatttaaaaaataaaaaatattattttaatatatttttaaataaaaaactattaaaaaaaacaactgcaaataaaaagtgttttttatttaaaaattttttatttttttattttattaaatttaattcttaatattaatatattaaaattatttttaattaatttaaaataataaaaaaataatttcttaaaaaacacaGCGTGTCTCCAAAACAAATTTAACTCTCCTGTACAGTGCATTAGAAAATGGAAGGGATTATCCATTTTTCTGCACTGCCTttgttatgataaaaaaaaaaaaaaaactgattcgAGAATTGGCAATGTAACATTGGAGGAAGCTCACCCAGATTTTATTGGGTTTGGATCTAATTTGTAATGGGGATTTTTGGCAAGCATATTAATCTAGAGACGGGTAATTTATCTGAGAATCCATTGGATAGACAGGAGATCAGTAATTCTAGATAACCTATTACAAATATCTGATGGACAGGAAATGAGTTTTGTCGAAGTGAAAACTAACTCGCATCGGGGATTTGTAGTGATTTTGGCCGGCGAAGGAGGGGGTGTGGTGGTGAATTTGGATCAGGCCCGGACCATCGGGGAGGTGATGAGGTGGGCATGACGGATAGCTGCCACGTAAGGGGGGGGGATGGGGGGGGGGGAGATTGTGAAACTGGAGGGAAAAGAAGCGAGCGGCGGTGTCGTGGGAGACAGAGAGGAGAAATGAATCAGAGACGACCAGGTGTAATGAAGACAAGAGTTGTAGCAATTGAGGGCAAAGATATGATAGATATGATGGGGTGGGGGATACTAACCTGTCAAATCATCATCTAGGAGGTTGTTCGGGAACAGGAGAACCAAAAGGCTAGGGTCCATGAACTTCGTAGGTGTGTATGTATGGGCTGTTCTACTGGTGTCCATGGGATAAAAGTTTTGTGCGCTTTTGTCACCTTGCAATCAATTGCGTGTTAGCTTTCAGGACAATTTTGGAGTGTCGCTTGATCTCGATTCtcagcataaaaaaagaaatcgtttttatttatatatgtataattaaCAGGAGATGTTTCGGCTGGTTTTTCACTGTATCGGAAggggtttttaatttaactgcTGCTATACAGCATGGACAcgaacatttaatttatttgtttttgattcaATTGTTGTCAAAACATCTCCATCATACCAGACAGAATGAAGCATGTTGAGCAACTACGTACGTACATGCGCCTTTAGTTTGATCTCCATCACACAGGTGAGCCTGTCTCTAGCTACTCCATGGGAGAGGATGGACAGAATTCCTTTGAGCACACGATGCAACCTGACGACCCCTTCATTCAAGATATTACAGAATCTCTACCATGTTTCTGGCTCGGAATACATTTCAACTAGCCATTTCAAAAACTACGTGCGTACATTCCTGATATTGAAGAGCCATCCTGTAGAATTAAAAACGGTCTCTCTCTCACTGCTTATTCTTACAAGCGAGGCATGTATTTTGGTGTATATAtgtagctatatatatattcataccATTAGTTCTTGCAGCTGATAGACTGATTGGTCTGTGTTCTAGATACATTTTGATCCCAGGCCCAGTGCTCATCTTCGCATGGCAGTGTAAACTGCGGAACCGATGGACATCCTCTTGCTATTTTGTCTATTTTGTTTGTCATGACATTGTTCCAGTTCCACACGGAGACCTGATTACACGTTCAAGATGGCCCATTTCAACATTTCCTAACATCTTCTTGTGACCATGATCATTAATTGAAAGCACGTTTAGTATTTAAAGCGTGAGGGAGGGGTATGTGTTTTGAGATTTAAGATTCATAACAATTCCATCCAAGTTGGTTGAGTCATgaacaatttgatttttaaataagaaaatccaAACATATGGAATTTGATCCTGCTAGTTTTTCTACCTTTCTGCAACTTCTGTTGCTGGTTTCTTAAAATTGTTTGCTTCTAATCGAATAGATGGCCCAGTCAACCTGCGTCAGGTGCTCTCTCCCGCGCATCTTTTCTTGGGTCTTCTGTACATCGAGATTTTCTCTGTTCTCAAccctaatattttgtttttctttttggcttatTTCTCTAGTAAATCACCTTtggtttttataatgttttgatCATCTTCTCCCTTGACCCCTTCCCTAACATCACTGTCACCTCTCTCACAATTTGTGGCTGCTATTtcccataaaaacaaattggtcAAGAGGGGTCCCATATCCAGGCTGTATGCAAAAGGTTGAAAAAGGGACCCAGTCCCCTCACCAAATTTCCTGCAGTA from the Populus nigra chromosome 1, ddPopNigr1.1, whole genome shotgun sequence genome contains:
- the LOC133694498 gene encoding cyclin-D4-1-like — encoded protein: MSHSHSHLPDPSASALNSLYCGEDASEVVQRDADTWISSHPQFPPPSPSIILSPPSEENTITKLIDSESHFMPLSDYLHRCRHRFIDITARQDSINWILKVYAHYEFRPLTALLSVNYFDRFLSSYSLPENGWPFQLLSVACLSLAAKMEEPDVPLLLDLQILEPGFIFEPKNIQKMELRVMANLNWRLRSITPFDYLDYFISKLPSCSSTKPENFNRVLKNSADLILNTTRVIDFLGFAPSTVAAAAVISAAGKNFDTIPLKAGVGQLFHERVNREMVRSCHQLLEEYLIDTCPTARLKDLSDDALVDPASPAGVLDAAAACGSCSTRSENPISASSQAPETEPIIKRLRSTAPDVQEP